From the genome of Muricauda sp. SCSIO 64092, one region includes:
- a CDS encoding TonB-dependent receptor, translating to MVFQVTAQQVTLLDADSGSPIVNAALYNADKSRTAISDFDGRADISQFDQREKITIKHISYQPFTATKAQIIKRGERIYMELSPEQLQEVVMSVSRWEQQLKDIPQKIANINAQSIAFTNPQTSADLLQNSGQVFVQKSQLGGGSPMIRGFATNRVLLSVDGVRMNNAIFRGGNVQNVISIDPFTVKNTEVIFGPGSVIYGSDAIGGVMNFFTKDPRFSYTDSLAFSGSAFYRFASANTENTAHVDFNLGHQTWASYTSVSYNNFGDLRMGSHGPESYLRNNRVVQRNGTDVLIENGDPLVQTPSGYDQINLLQKFEFKPNTDWDYRFGLYYSETSDYSRFDRLIRPSRDGEGLRSAEWFYGPQKWFMGNAQIVQKGKNRFYSGAKLTAAYQFFEESRNERNFQNPTRFTTREKVDALSLNLDFENKKIGGLRLYYGLEYLFNKVNSEGNQTNIETEEIQPAPSRYPDGSTWQTFAGYMNGEYRIKPNFTVLSGLHYSQVWVDAQFNDTFFPFPFTEADLITGALTGSLGFSWFPTQNLQLTLNGSTGFRAPNIDDIGKIFDSEPGSVVVPNPDLVPEYAYNIDLGIRKNFEDKIVVRAAAYYTYLVDALVRRDYTLNGAREIMFNGEMSNVQAIQNAANAYIYGFEFGVEAFMGKRWSFLGNLTLTEGVEEDDSGEESAARHAAPTFADAHIVWKNEKFKADFFLNYNGEIPFDDLALSERNKDFIYESDANGNPFSPSWYTLNFRSSYKISNHWNANFSLENITDQRYRPYSSGIVAPGFNTILGLGYKF from the coding sequence ATGGTTTTCCAAGTTACCGCTCAACAGGTAACCTTGTTGGATGCGGACTCTGGTTCACCTATTGTAAATGCCGCCCTATACAATGCGGACAAATCACGAACGGCGATTTCGGATTTTGATGGTCGCGCAGATATCTCCCAATTTGATCAACGCGAGAAAATTACCATTAAACACATAAGCTATCAACCCTTTACGGCAACCAAGGCACAGATTATAAAAAGGGGCGAGCGCATTTACATGGAATTGAGTCCGGAGCAGTTACAAGAGGTGGTAATGTCGGTATCCAGATGGGAACAGCAACTTAAGGACATTCCACAAAAAATTGCGAATATCAATGCGCAGAGCATCGCATTTACCAATCCCCAGACTTCCGCCGATCTATTGCAGAATAGTGGTCAGGTCTTTGTCCAAAAAAGTCAATTGGGAGGCGGTAGTCCCATGATACGTGGATTCGCGACCAATCGGGTATTGCTTTCCGTGGACGGGGTCCGTATGAACAATGCCATTTTTAGGGGAGGCAATGTACAGAATGTCATTTCCATAGACCCTTTTACCGTAAAAAATACCGAGGTAATTTTCGGGCCCGGTTCCGTTATCTATGGAAGTGATGCCATAGGTGGGGTAATGAACTTTTTCACTAAAGACCCTCGCTTTTCCTATACGGATAGCCTGGCTTTTTCCGGAAGCGCCTTCTATAGATTTGCTTCCGCCAATACGGAAAATACCGCTCATGTGGATTTTAATCTGGGCCACCAGACCTGGGCATCGTACACCAGTGTCTCCTACAACAATTTTGGCGACCTGAGAATGGGTTCCCATGGCCCCGAATCCTATTTGCGAAACAACAGGGTTGTTCAAAGGAATGGAACAGACGTATTGATCGAAAACGGCGATCCCCTGGTACAGACCCCATCCGGCTATGACCAAATCAATCTCCTTCAAAAATTTGAATTCAAACCAAATACGGACTGGGACTATAGATTTGGGTTGTATTATTCGGAAACTTCAGACTATTCCAGATTCGATAGGCTTATTCGTCCCAGTAGGGATGGCGAAGGTCTCCGTTCAGCGGAGTGGTTCTATGGCCCCCAGAAATGGTTTATGGGAAATGCACAGATTGTTCAAAAAGGTAAAAACCGGTTCTATTCGGGTGCAAAGTTGACCGCAGCCTACCAATTTTTTGAGGAAAGCAGGAACGAAAGGAATTTCCAAAACCCCACCCGGTTTACCACAAGGGAAAAGGTGGATGCCCTATCGTTAAACCTGGATTTTGAAAACAAAAAAATTGGCGGCTTACGGCTGTACTACGGTTTGGAGTATTTATTCAATAAGGTCAATTCCGAAGGAAATCAAACAAATATTGAAACCGAGGAAATCCAACCTGCGCCATCCAGGTACCCGGATGGTTCCACGTGGCAGACCTTTGCTGGATATATGAATGGCGAATACCGTATAAAACCTAATTTTACCGTACTATCCGGATTGCATTATAGTCAGGTTTGGGTCGATGCTCAATTTAATGACACTTTTTTCCCTTTCCCGTTTACGGAGGCCGATTTAATAACGGGCGCTTTGACCGGAAGCTTGGGTTTCAGCTGGTTTCCCACACAGAACTTACAACTTACCTTGAACGGTTCCACGGGGTTTAGGGCTCCCAACATTGATGATATTGGGAAGATTTTTGACTCTGAACCCGGTTCGGTGGTCGTGCCCAATCCAGATTTGGTGCCCGAATATGCCTATAATATTGATTTAGGGATTCGAAAAAACTTTGAAGACAAAATTGTGGTCAGGGCGGCAGCCTATTATACCTATTTGGTCGATGCCCTTGTACGACGGGATTATACCCTTAACGGCGCACGGGAAATTATGTTCAATGGGGAAATGAGCAATGTGCAGGCCATACAAAATGCAGCCAATGCCTATATCTATGGTTTTGAATTTGGGGTTGAAGCCTTTATGGGAAAGCGTTGGTCATTCTTGGGCAACCTCACCCTTACCGAAGGTGTCGAAGAAGACGATAGTGGTGAGGAATCCGCAGCACGCCACGCAGCACCAACCTTTGCCGATGCCCATATTGTATGGAAAAACGAAAAATTCAAAGCCGATTTTTTCCTGAACTACAATGGCGAAATCCCTTTTGATGACCTGGCCCTTTCCGAACGGAACAAAGATTTCATTTACGAAAGCGATGCCAATGGAAATCCCTTCTCCCCATCATGGTACACCCTAAATTTTAGATCCAGCTATAAGATTTCCAATCATTGGAATGCCAATTTTTCATTGGAAAACATTACGGACCAACGGTACAGACCCTACTCTTCCGGCATAGTGGCCCCAGGGTTTAATACTATTTTGGGACTGGGCTACAAATTCTAA
- the recO gene encoding DNA repair protein RecO — MQVTTKAIVLSSLKYGDTSLIVKVFTASDGLKSYLLKGVLTSKKGKLRPALFQPLTQLELVANHRNKGSLESIREAKLAHSYKTLHSEIVKNSIVLFLSEFLTICIQEEEKDQGLFSYLEYALIWLDENKKIANYPILFLVHLTNYLGFYPDMENTHFPYFDLQEGCFTNTPSLNPMMDGMALDGFRQFLGINFDGIIPIKLTKKTRQELLKKVLLYFELHLQGFRSPRSLAVLNAVFD; from the coding sequence ATGCAAGTAACCACCAAGGCCATTGTCCTCTCTTCACTAAAATATGGCGACACCAGTCTTATAGTGAAAGTCTTTACCGCCTCCGATGGCCTTAAATCCTATCTTTTAAAAGGGGTACTTACCTCCAAAAAAGGCAAATTAAGACCCGCATTGTTCCAACCCTTGACACAATTGGAACTTGTGGCAAACCATCGCAATAAGGGGAGCTTGGAAAGTATTCGTGAGGCCAAATTGGCCCATTCCTACAAAACCCTCCACTCCGAGATTGTAAAAAATAGCATTGTGCTCTTCCTCAGTGAGTTTTTGACCATTTGTATTCAGGAAGAGGAAAAGGACCAAGGCCTTTTTAGCTACTTAGAGTATGCTCTCATCTGGTTGGACGAAAACAAAAAAATAGCCAATTACCCCATTCTCTTTCTGGTACACCTGACCAATTATTTGGGGTTTTATCCAGATATGGAGAATACACATTTCCCGTATTTTGACCTTCAAGAAGGTTGTTTTACCAATACCCCCTCCTTGAACCCAATGATGGATGGGATGGCGTTGGATGGTTTTCGCCAATTTTTAGGCATAAATTTTGATGGTATTATTCCTATAAAGCTGACCAAAAAAACACGCCAAGAATTATTGAAAAAAGTGCTTTTATATTTTGAGTTACATTTGCAGGGATTCAGAAGTCCGAGGTCCTTGGCGGTATTAAATGCTGTGTTCGATTGA
- the gdhA gene encoding NADP-specific glutamate dehydrogenase — protein sequence MEAKIKAFMDEVKARNGHEPEFIQAVQEVAETVIPYIVTKDIYHGKNILLRMVEPERLISFRVAWVDDKGEIHVNRGYRIQMNSAIGPYKGGLRFHPTVNASVLKFLAFEQVFKNSLTTLPMGGGKGGSDFDPKGKSDDEVMRFCHAFMSELSKHIGPYTDVPAGDIGVGAREIGFLFGKYKKIKNEFTGVLTGKGLSWGGSLIRPEATGYGTVYFADSMLRTQNNSFEGKNVIISGSGNVAQYAAEKVMHLGGKVLTLSDSGGYIYDKDGIDKGKLAWIMDLKNNRRGRISEYVDQYPNAEYHKGKTPWEVPCDVALPCATQNELGGDDAKALIKNGCIAVAEGANMPSTPEAIHAFHEAKILFAPGKASNAGGVATSGLEMSQNSLRISWTRAEVDDRLKGIMNDIHNSCIEYGTEEGGYCNYVKGANIAGFVKVADAMLAQGVI from the coding sequence ATGGAAGCAAAGATTAAAGCATTTATGGATGAGGTGAAGGCCCGAAATGGTCATGAGCCAGAATTTATTCAAGCGGTCCAAGAAGTGGCCGAAACCGTTATACCTTATATTGTAACGAAGGACATTTACCACGGCAAAAACATTTTGCTTAGAATGGTGGAGCCCGAACGATTGATTTCATTTCGTGTGGCCTGGGTAGATGACAAGGGTGAAATCCATGTAAACCGTGGATACCGGATCCAGATGAATTCGGCCATTGGGCCCTACAAAGGTGGGCTCCGTTTCCATCCAACGGTAAATGCCAGTGTATTGAAGTTTTTGGCATTTGAACAGGTATTCAAAAACAGCCTCACCACCTTGCCCATGGGGGGTGGTAAAGGAGGTTCGGATTTTGATCCCAAAGGAAAATCCGATGATGAAGTCATGCGCTTTTGCCATGCTTTTATGAGCGAACTCAGCAAACATATTGGGCCTTATACGGACGTTCCCGCCGGGGATATTGGCGTGGGTGCCCGGGAAATTGGTTTCCTATTTGGCAAGTACAAAAAAATCAAGAACGAGTTCACAGGTGTCTTGACCGGCAAGGGATTGTCCTGGGGGGGCTCACTCATTCGACCAGAGGCCACAGGCTATGGTACCGTCTATTTTGCCGATAGCATGCTCAGAACCCAAAACAATTCCTTTGAAGGAAAAAATGTGATTATCTCCGGTTCCGGTAACGTTGCACAATATGCCGCAGAAAAAGTAATGCATTTGGGCGGTAAAGTGCTGACACTTTCCGACTCTGGAGGTTATATTTATGATAAAGACGGTATTGACAAAGGAAAACTGGCCTGGATCATGGATTTGAAGAACAATCGTCGCGGGCGTATATCCGAATACGTTGACCAATACCCCAATGCCGAGTACCACAAAGGGAAAACACCATGGGAAGTACCGTGTGATGTTGCCCTTCCCTGCGCCACACAAAACGAACTTGGTGGTGATGATGCCAAAGCATTGATCAAAAATGGATGCATTGCCGTTGCTGAGGGGGCCAATATGCCTTCCACACCAGAGGCCATCCATGCCTTCCATGAGGCCAAAATATTGTTCGCGCCCGGGAAGGCCTCCAATGCCGGAGGTGTCGCCACTTCCGGTTTGGAAATGTCCCAGAATTCCCTAAGGATCAGTTGGACAAGGGCTGAGGTGGATGACCGCTTAAAAGGTATTATGAACGATATCCATAACTCTTGCATTGAGTATGGGACGGAAGAAGGCGGGTATTGTAACTATGTCAAAGGTGCCAATATTGCCGGTTTCGTAAAAGTGGCCGATGCCATGCTTGCACAGGGGGTGATTTAA
- a CDS encoding cystathionine gamma-synthase: MNNKDLKFNSKTIHGGQQPDAAYGAVMPPIYQTSTYAQSTPGAHKGFEYSRSANPTRTALENSLASIENGAYGLAFASGLSAIDAIIKLLEPGDEVISTNDLYGGSYRLFLKVYEKLGISFHFIGMQSVDTIAEKITDKTKLIWVETPTNPMMNIIDIKSIADLAKEKGLLLAVDNTFATPYLQRPLDLGADIVMHSATKYLGGHSDVVVGALVVKDKELAEKLYFIQNASGAVCGPMDSFLTLRGIKTLHVRMQRHCENGKAIAEYLRKHPKIEKVCWPGFEDHPNYAIAKAQMDDFGGMISFIPKGGSFEDAVKIVENLRVFTLAESLGGVESLAGHPASMTHASIPKEEREKSGVVDSLIRLSVGIEAIEDLIADLEQAIG; this comes from the coding sequence ATGAACAATAAAGATTTAAAATTCAATAGCAAAACCATTCACGGTGGCCAACAACCCGATGCTGCCTATGGTGCCGTAATGCCACCCATTTACCAAACCTCCACCTATGCGCAGTCCACACCGGGAGCACATAAGGGTTTTGAATATTCCAGAAGTGCCAATCCCACGCGTACCGCCCTGGAAAATTCATTGGCCAGTATTGAGAACGGGGCATATGGTCTGGCATTCGCAAGTGGGCTATCGGCAATTGATGCCATTATTAAATTGTTGGAGCCAGGGGATGAGGTGATATCCACAAATGATCTATACGGAGGAAGTTATCGCCTGTTCCTGAAAGTGTATGAAAAGCTGGGCATCTCCTTTCATTTTATTGGGATGCAAAGTGTGGATACGATCGCTGAGAAGATTACCGACAAAACCAAATTGATATGGGTGGAAACCCCTACCAATCCCATGATGAACATCATCGATATCAAATCCATTGCGGATCTCGCCAAGGAAAAAGGGTTGCTATTGGCCGTGGACAATACCTTTGCCACACCTTACTTGCAGAGACCGTTGGATCTGGGCGCTGATATTGTGATGCATTCCGCCACCAAATACCTGGGTGGGCATAGCGATGTAGTGGTTGGTGCCTTGGTGGTCAAGGATAAGGAATTGGCCGAAAAGCTATATTTCATCCAAAATGCCAGCGGTGCCGTTTGTGGGCCAATGGACAGTTTTTTGACCCTTCGAGGTATCAAAACCTTACATGTGCGAATGCAGCGGCACTGTGAAAATGGTAAAGCCATTGCCGAGTATCTCAGGAAACATCCCAAAATCGAAAAAGTATGCTGGCCAGGATTTGAGGATCATCCCAATTATGCTATTGCCAAGGCACAAATGGATGACTTTGGTGGGATGATTTCATTTATCCCAAAAGGAGGTTCGTTCGAAGATGCTGTAAAGATTGTTGAAAACCTACGGGTGTTTACCCTTGCCGAATCCCTGGGAGGGGTGGAGAGTTTGGCTGGCCACCCAGCAAGTATGACCCACGCCAGTATTCCAAAAGAAGAACGCGAAAAAAGTGGCGTAGTGGATTCCCTCATTCGATTGAGCGTTGGCATAGAGGCCATTGAGGACCTAATTGCCGACCTGGAACAGGCCATAGGTTAA
- a CDS encoding DinB family protein, producing the protein MHQTVEQLFTITRQNRKILYKYLMDTPAELLHKIPKGFNNNIWWNIAHVVVTQQKLVYGLSGLPLIISPVLVAKYQKGTFPSGVPDEMEFAEIRAALFRLPEKTVEDYQSGAFLSFNSYMTTPKVELNSVEDAIAFNVFHEGLHLGNILALSRAVKV; encoded by the coding sequence ATGCATCAAACTGTGGAACAACTCTTTACAATTACCCGACAGAATCGAAAAATCCTATACAAGTATTTAATGGATACTCCAGCGGAGTTGCTCCATAAAATCCCCAAAGGATTCAACAACAACATCTGGTGGAACATTGCCCATGTAGTGGTTACCCAACAAAAACTGGTCTATGGGCTCAGTGGACTGCCCTTGATCATTTCACCGGTATTGGTTGCCAAATATCAAAAAGGGACCTTCCCTTCCGGTGTTCCGGATGAAATGGAATTCGCTGAAATACGTGCGGCGCTTTTTAGACTGCCCGAAAAGACCGTTGAAGATTATCAAAGTGGGGCCTTTCTAAGTTTTAATTCCTACATGACCACTCCAAAAGTGGAACTCAATTCCGTTGAGGACGCCATTGCCTTCAATGTTTTTCATGAGGGATTGCACCTTGGGAATATCTTAGCATTGAGCCGAGCGGTAAAAGTGTAA
- a CDS encoding ArsR/SmtB family transcription factor, with translation MSNKTRVQILKWLKDPEGNFPPHQDIDHFDDGVCVGYIQDKTGLSQSTISTYLNAMQNANLVIPTRHGKWTYYRRNEEVIREYLETLKKEL, from the coding sequence TTGTCCAATAAAACCCGGGTTCAAATCCTCAAATGGCTTAAGGATCCGGAAGGGAATTTCCCTCCCCACCAGGACATTGACCATTTTGATGATGGCGTATGCGTAGGGTATATCCAGGATAAAACAGGATTGTCCCAGTCTACGATCTCAACCTATTTAAACGCAATGCAAAACGCCAATTTGGTAATTCCCACAAGGCACGGGAAGTGGACCTATTACCGAAGGAATGAAGAAGTGATACGGGAGTATTTGGAAACCTTAAAAAAGGAACTTTAA
- a CDS encoding aspartate/glutamate racemase family protein produces the protein MMKTIGLIGGMSWQSSKFYYEYLNQIVAERLGGSHSARILMSSVDFSGIEKLSFEGDWDAIGQLMAKEAKRLETAGSDVVILGTNTIHLVAEYINRAISVPFLHIATATGAAVSERKLKKVGLLGTQFTMEKDFYTKILTEDFNLEVLVPSLEERVYLQDLIYGELVKGVFTNEARERCLEIIGNLKKEGAEGVILGCTELPILIPGAEVAIPTFDTTMLHSKAAVDFALR, from the coding sequence ATGATGAAAACCATTGGATTGATTGGGGGAATGAGTTGGCAATCCTCCAAATTCTATTATGAATACCTGAACCAAATTGTGGCAGAAAGACTTGGTGGGTCGCATTCGGCAAGGATTTTAATGAGTTCCGTTGACTTTTCAGGAATTGAGAAACTGTCTTTTGAAGGCGATTGGGATGCCATAGGCCAATTAATGGCTAAAGAGGCCAAACGACTTGAAACCGCAGGGTCGGATGTGGTTATTTTGGGGACCAACACCATACATCTTGTGGCGGAATACATCAATCGGGCCATTTCAGTGCCATTTTTGCACATTGCTACCGCTACAGGTGCAGCCGTTAGCGAAAGGAAACTTAAAAAGGTGGGGCTTTTGGGAACCCAATTCACTATGGAAAAGGATTTTTATACCAAAATTCTGACTGAGGATTTCAATTTGGAGGTGCTTGTTCCTTCCCTGGAAGAAAGGGTCTATTTACAGGACTTAATTTATGGTGAGTTGGTCAAGGGGGTATTTACAAATGAGGCCAGGGAACGGTGTTTGGAAATCATTGGGAACCTAAAAAAGGAGGGTGCCGAAGGTGTTATCCTGGGATGTACGGAATTGCCCATTCTAATTCCTGGAGCGGAGGTCGCCATTCCCACTTTTGATACCACAATGCTTCACTCCAAGGCAGCTGTGGATTTCGCCCTGCGTTGA
- a CDS encoding short chain dehydrogenase produces the protein MKIVIVGGNGTIGRKVAAHFRTDHTVIVAGRTKGDVSVDMESSTSIENMFAQTGTVDAIICTAGEAKWATFRTLSEEDYYIGFKSKLMGQVNLTRIGQSYVNPNGSITLTTGILADDPVEKTASAAMVNGAIHSFVKAASLELVNGLRLNAVSAGMVEDAYEKYRDYFPGHNPVAMTKVVNGYVRSVLGKDNGNIIRIYE, from the coding sequence ATGAAAATAGTGATAGTAGGGGGAAATGGGACGATAGGAAGAAAAGTTGCCGCCCATTTTAGAACGGACCATACGGTTATTGTCGCCGGAAGGACAAAAGGTGATGTTTCCGTGGATATGGAATCCAGTACCTCAATTGAAAACATGTTTGCCCAAACCGGCACCGTGGATGCCATAATCTGTACTGCGGGAGAAGCAAAATGGGCTACCTTCCGAACACTTAGCGAGGAAGATTATTATATCGGATTTAAAAGTAAACTCATGGGACAGGTAAATCTTACCAGAATTGGTCAATCGTATGTAAACCCCAATGGTTCCATAACCTTGACCACGGGAATTTTAGCAGATGACCCTGTTGAAAAAACAGCAAGTGCAGCTATGGTGAACGGGGCAATTCATAGCTTTGTAAAAGCGGCATCTTTGGAATTGGTCAATGGGTTGCGCCTGAATGCGGTTTCGGCCGGTATGGTCGAGGATGCCTATGAAAAATACAGGGATTATTTTCCAGGGCACAATCCAGTTGCAATGACCAAGGTAGTCAATGGGTATGTGAGGAGTGTACTGGGTAAGGATAATGGCAACATCATCCGCATTTACGAATAG
- a CDS encoding arsenate reductase family protein yields the protein MKKIFHLESCKTCQKILAELQPLDGVEVREIKSKGVSPAELEEMRALTDSYESLFSRRAMLFRQRGLNNQELGEDDYKNLILEHYTFLKRPVVVVDDQIFIGNAKKQVEGAKAALHG from the coding sequence ATGAAAAAGATATTCCACTTGGAGAGCTGTAAAACCTGCCAGAAGATTTTGGCGGAACTTCAACCTTTGGATGGGGTTGAGGTGAGGGAAATCAAGTCAAAAGGAGTAAGCCCGGCAGAGCTGGAGGAAATGAGGGCATTGACGGACTCCTATGAATCCCTGTTCAGCAGACGCGCGATGTTGTTTCGTCAACGTGGTTTGAACAATCAGGAATTGGGTGAGGACGATTATAAAAACCTCATTTTGGAACATTACACCTTTTTAAAACGACCTGTTGTCGTGGTGGATGACCAAATTTTTATTGGCAACGCCAAAAAACAAGTTGAGGGTGCCAAGGCCGCCTTGCACGGATGA
- a CDS encoding DMT family transporter — translation MSKRNLAFLAAIGATIIYGINHTIAKGVMPTYVTPFAFIFLRVVGAAILFWGISFLGPRERIAHKDWLRMVVAALLGMVINMLSFFKGLELSTPINSAVLITISPIIVVVLSAVFLEERITKNKGFGIALGFIGALMLVLFGAEIRKDAPNIPLGNSLFILNSLAYAGYLIVAKKLVEKYHPFTLMRWLFTIAVIINFPVTFGYFLEIEWTTMPLWAYGVIAFVVVGTTFCTYLFNIFAMTELRASTIGAFIYVQPLFGILFALLTGKDTLTLVKILAASLVLLGVYLASRKVRARP, via the coding sequence ATGAGCAAACGCAACCTTGCCTTTTTGGCCGCCATAGGGGCCACTATAATTTACGGTATTAACCATACCATCGCAAAAGGGGTAATGCCCACTTATGTTACCCCGTTTGCCTTTATTTTTTTGCGCGTAGTAGGCGCTGCCATCCTTTTTTGGGGCATTTCCTTTTTGGGTCCCAGGGAAAGGATAGCGCATAAGGATTGGTTACGGATGGTTGTCGCCGCATTATTGGGCATGGTCATCAATATGCTCTCCTTTTTTAAAGGCTTGGAATTGTCCACGCCCATAAACAGTGCGGTGCTCATTACCATTAGTCCCATTATCGTGGTGGTTCTCAGTGCCGTGTTTTTGGAAGAACGGATTACAAAAAACAAGGGGTTTGGTATTGCCCTTGGATTTATAGGGGCCCTTATGCTTGTCCTTTTTGGTGCGGAAATACGTAAGGATGCCCCCAATATCCCTTTGGGAAACAGTCTGTTTATTCTTAATTCGCTTGCCTATGCCGGCTATTTGATCGTAGCCAAAAAACTGGTGGAAAAATACCATCCCTTTACCTTAATGCGTTGGCTGTTCACCATTGCGGTCATCATTAATTTCCCCGTCACTTTTGGCTATTTTCTGGAAATTGAATGGACTACCATGCCGCTTTGGGCCTATGGCGTCATTGCCTTTGTCGTTGTAGGGACAACCTTCTGCACCTATTTGTTCAACATCTTTGCCATGACAGAGTTAAGGGCAAGTACCATAGGGGCTTTCATCTATGTGCAACCACTTTTCGGAATCCTTTTTGCGTTGCTAACAGGAAAGGATACGCTGACCTTGGTAAAAATTTTGGCTGCTTCCCTGGTTTTATTGGGGGTGTATTTGGCAAGTAGGAAGGTTAGGGCAAGGCCTTAA
- a CDS encoding DUF763 domain-containing protein, which yields MARSGTADLTLHGGHVPPWLFNRMKGLALPMVEAIIHEHGKEGFIERLAHPFWFQSFGTVIGMDWNSSGVTTTVLNVLKQVIAPVSQQLGIYVCGGKGKHSLKTPQELIQVGMKTGLDGNELARNSKLSSKVDNTALQDGYQLYIHNFLVTDTGAWTVVQQGMNPKNGKARRYHWHSGSITNFVREPHTAVCGEHHGNILNLVHKEAEVTQNAILEISKEHPDKIIKELPHLIVPGYHNIKAKDVNLKRLGSVLWLAQENETQKFEELLLLKGLGPRTLQSLTLVSEVIHGTPSRFADPARFSFAHGGKDATPFPVPTKVYDEVIITMKTAVDKAKIGRTDKLKAIQKLTEMAQKAEKDFTPNQNFDALVKKENETSHTYGGRSVFGYAKPPKGKQLNLFEDFND from the coding sequence ATGGCCCGTTCCGGAACAGCAGATTTGACCTTGCATGGTGGCCATGTGCCACCCTGGCTCTTCAATAGAATGAAGGGGCTCGCCCTTCCCATGGTGGAAGCCATTATCCATGAGCACGGGAAAGAAGGCTTTATAGAGCGTTTGGCCCATCCTTTCTGGTTCCAAAGTTTTGGTACGGTCATTGGTATGGACTGGAACTCTTCCGGTGTTACCACGACGGTCTTAAATGTTTTGAAACAGGTTATTGCCCCGGTTTCCCAACAACTGGGTATCTATGTCTGTGGGGGCAAGGGAAAACATTCCTTAAAAACCCCACAGGAACTTATCCAAGTAGGGATGAAAACCGGCCTGGATGGGAACGAACTCGCGCGGAACAGCAAGCTCAGTTCCAAAGTGGACAACACCGCCCTACAGGATGGATATCAACTCTACATTCATAATTTTTTGGTAACGGATACGGGAGCGTGGACCGTAGTACAACAGGGGATGAATCCAAAAAATGGTAAGGCCCGGCGCTATCACTGGCATTCCGGTTCCATAACCAATTTTGTTCGGGAACCCCATACCGCCGTTTGTGGTGAACACCACGGAAATATCCTGAATCTTGTCCACAAAGAAGCCGAAGTGACCCAAAATGCGATCCTGGAAATCTCAAAGGAACATCCGGACAAAATTATCAAGGAACTTCCCCATTTAATTGTCCCCGGATATCACAATATCAAGGCCAAGGACGTTAACTTGAAACGATTGGGAAGTGTCCTCTGGTTGGCCCAGGAAAATGAAACCCAAAAATTTGAGGAACTTTTATTGCTAAAGGGCCTTGGACCAAGAACCTTACAATCCCTCACCCTGGTGAGCGAAGTCATCCATGGTACACCTTCGCGTTTTGCTGATCCGGCCCGATTTTCCTTTGCCCATGGCGGTAAGGATGCTACCCCTTTTCCCGTACCTACCAAAGTGTATGATGAGGTGATCATAACCATGAAAACCGCGGTGGACAAGGCCAAAATTGGTCGAACGGACAAATTAAAGGCAATTCAGAAACTCACCGAAATGGCGCAAAAGGCAGAAAAGGACTTTACCCCCAATCAAAATTTCGATGCCTTGGTCAAAAAAGAAAATGAAACATCCCATACCTATGGGGGGCGGAGTGTTTTTGGCTACGCCAAACCTCCCAAGGGTAAGCAATTGAATTTATTTGAGGATTTTAACGATTAA
- a CDS encoding acyl-CoA thioesterase: MFFKEIEIRWSDMDANRHLANSAYLDFGSHTRVDFLASVGFDQKYMAAHQIGPVVFYEHIYYFKEVFPGKPIKVSLGLKGLSGDGKFFEFHHDFYDANGKNFAHTELMGGWMDLKTRKLTDLPKEILARFNAIPKDTDFRVLTKADTRKFAKRPVDL, encoded by the coding sequence ATGTTTTTTAAGGAAATTGAGATTCGATGGAGTGATATGGATGCGAACAGGCATTTGGCCAATTCCGCTTATTTGGATTTTGGCAGCCATACCCGGGTCGACTTCTTGGCCAGTGTGGGTTTTGACCAAAAATATATGGCAGCCCATCAAATTGGTCCCGTTGTTTTCTACGAACACATCTATTATTTCAAGGAGGTCTTTCCTGGCAAGCCCATAAAAGTTTCCCTGGGCCTAAAGGGATTAAGCGGGGATGGAAAGTTTTTTGAATTTCATCACGACTTCTATGATGCCAACGGAAAAAACTTTGCGCATACGGAACTCATGGGGGGTTGGATGGACTTAAAGACTCGAAAACTGACCGACCTACCAAAGGAAATCCTTGCACGATTCAATGCAATTCCAAAAGACACCGATTTTAGGGTCTTGACCAAAGCCGATACCCGAAAGTTTGCCAAAAGACCCGTAGACCTATAA